In the Populus trichocarpa isolate Nisqually-1 chromosome 8, P.trichocarpa_v4.1, whole genome shotgun sequence genome, GAACAACTCCACAGCACATCAAGAACCTTATCAACTTTCTTGGATTCCACCATAGATACAACAATTTTTCTCAAATAACCAAACGAAGGAAGCCGGCCTTCTCGCCTCATGAGATCGTAAAACCGCGCAATTCAGACCCAGAACATATAAAACGTAGCATATCCGAGAGagtaagaagaaagagaaaacagagagagaaggCGGAGAGGATGAGAGATCTGGTGAAGTTATAAGCGATTTCGTTGCGGCCTTGTTGAAGGAGGACACGAAGGTTGTGGCTCTGGTTGTTAATGCGGTGGTCCGGTCATCGATTTCGGCGGAGACGGCGTGGAAAGCCAACTTGGAAAGGAGTCTTCttgccatttttttctctctcgaaAATTTTCTTCTTCGTTGAATCTTTTTAAATGTTTGGGTGGTATGGGGGTAGAACTTAACATTTgagctgagttttttttttttaaaaaaaaaaaatcggataAAAGTTGATCCAGGTTTGTTAAACCTGGGTGTCCAGGCAGATCAACGGTCAAAAAAGAGTGCAATAAAAACATCTTATATATACATATCATTGCTTTATTCCATTTGGTTTGGAAATGCTAAGCAACTTGATCCTAAACCAAAAGGAGGACTAGATAGCATGAgttaatattctaaaaaaacccTACAAAACTTCAGCTGCGTTTGCCTCTAATGCTGGCATCTCTTTTTACTAATCGCTTGACAACATCTCTCATTGTGGGTCTTCTCCTAGGCGCCTTTTCAGTGCATCTCAAAGCCACCAAAAGCACATCAATGGCTTGATTCATGATATTTGAATCCAAAAACTCCTCCCTTAGGCTTGAATCAGCAATCTTGTTGATGTCTTCTGTGCTGCTCCAAACAGATCTGACCCACTCTACAATATCTGTTTCCCCCACAAATAATGGATCCAATGCCTTCTTTCTAGTTATCAGCTCAAGCAAAACAACCCCGTAGCTATAAACATCCGATTCCTTGCTCTTTATTGTCGACAAGGCGTTTTCTGCCAAAGCAAATGAGGATTCTTTTACCTTAGAAATATGAACATATATGATAACTGAATAACTTCTACTTAAAACAGCAAGTGGAAAGGTTACCTGGTGCTATATATCCAATTGTGCCTGCAACCAGGAAAGACTGTGCTGAAGCAGAAGACTGATCAAGTAGCTTAGCTATACCGAAATCAGAGATATGAGGCTCCATATCAGAGTCTAAGAGAATGTTTTCTGGTTTGATGTCTCGATGCACAATAGGAGGATTGCAATCATAGTGGAGATATTCCAAACCATGGGCAGTTCCTAAAGCTATTTTATGGCGTATGCTCCACTCCAGGGTTTGCGGTGGTGTGCTCCCATGTAAGACATCATGAACGCTCCCATTTTGCATGTAGGCATACAGGATCAGACCATAATCCTTCCGTAACCAAAAGTTTTCCAATTTGAGCAGATTCCGGTGCCTGATTTTCCCAATGGTTTGAATTTCTGTAACCATACTTTTGTTTCCTCCTTTGTGGCCTGTAAATACTATCTTCTTAACTGCAAATATTTTGTCTCCACCCAATGAAGCCTTATAAACGGTTCCATGGGTTCCCCTCCCAACTATATGTCTGTCATTTAGATTCTCAGTAGCTTGCATCACTTTGTTGAGTAGGGAAGAAGGGCCCTCTTGAGCAGCAATTTCAACATCATGGTCGATCCCAAGATCCTGCTTACATCTTCTGCACAAGATAAACATGCAAACCAGTCCAACAAGCATGAAAACAGCAACCACAGAAGCAATAGCTATCAGCGCGACAGCCACTCTAGAAAAGCTGTCTCGCTTGCTTGACTGAGAGTCACATGACTTGATACTTCTGTTTTTGGTGCATGTTAAGCCACCTGATGGAAGACAACTGACACATAGATCGGGATTGCCCCAGAATGATGACGGCGATGAGTTAAGCAAGTTCATTAGTGTTTCTGGTATTGGACCACTGAAGTGATTGTATGAAATATCGACCTGGACCAACGAATGGATTTTATCAAGAGGTGCTAGAGTTCCTGTCAGATTATTGTTTGATAACTGAAGCTGTTCAAGCTTGATCAAGTTCCCCAGCTCTGAAGGAAGCTCTCCAAACAATCCATTACTGCTGAGATTCAATGCATATTGCAGACTCTGTAAAGACCCAATCCATGAAGGAATCTCACCTCCCAGAAAATTTCCACCAAGTTGTATCTCTGTAAGCTTTTCAAGTTCTGAGAGGAAAGGTGGAATTCCCCCAATAAAATGATTCTCTTTTAAAATCAAAGTGGACAAGCTGGTCCAGTTCCTTAAACTCGATGGAACTGAGCCGTTCAGTGAATTGAACCCTACATCAAACTTGCCTAAGTTGTGACACTTTGACAGCTGCGATGGCAAAGAACCTTCCAGTTGGTTGGATGAAAGATCCACTACCAGAAGGTTTACAAGATTTCCTAGCTCTGAGGGTATAAACCCTGTAAGCTTGTTCATGGAAAGATGAATGGAAGTGAGACCAGAACAGTTCCCAATGCTGGGTGGAATTGGAcctgtaatattatttttgctgACGTCCATGTGATAGAGGATTGGATTTTCTGAAAATTCTGGAAGGGCACCTGAGAGGTTGTTCTCCTTGAGGATCAATCTCCAGAGCGTTAAGCAGCCTCCCACATCAGAAGGAATGCTGCCTTGAAGTTGGTTCCGGCCCATATTAAGAACTCTCAACTGCTTTCCATGGCAAAGGTTTGGGGGAATTTCACCTGTGAACTTATTATCTGTGAAGTCCAGCTGCAACAAACTGCTGTTGATTCCCAAACTTTGGGGTATGACACCAAAGAACTGGTTGTTGTATAGTGACAAGTTCTTTAGGTTCTTGAGATGAGTGATCTCAAGAGGCAATTCACCAGAAAGACTGTTGTTATACACAAGGAGGTACTTAAGGCTCGCAATCTTCCAGATGCTAATAGGAATTGCACCACTCAAATGATTGTTGAACAATTCGAGGTCCTCCAATTTGTTTAGCCTCCCCAACTCACTCGGAATCTTTCCCTCAAGCTCATTTGTGTATAAATTTAAGGTCATCAAGGACTTGCAATTACTAAGTTCAGGAGGAATCGTCCCAGACAGTCGATTCTCAGAAAGGTCGAGCACAGAAAGCTTTTTCAGTTGGCCAAAGGAAGATGGGATAGCGCCTCTTAAGTTGCTATGGATAATGGCCAAGGTTGCTAAGCTACTACAATTGCCTAAATCTGGTGGAAGACCCCCACTATAGCTATTGAATGACAAATCTAAGGTTTCCAAATTCTTGCATTTGCCGAAACCTAAAGGAATTCTACCCTCAAGACTATTATGACTAACAAATAATTCAACAAGGCTTTCAAGATTGGTTAGAATCTCAGGCAAAGAACCACTTAACTTGTTATAACTCAGAGGGAGAGATTGCAATTTTCTACAATTTCCAATAGACTCAGGGATTGTCCCAGATAATTGATTTCCAAATAAGGACAGTTCTAAAAGCTCAGTCAAGTTACCAACACTCCTAGGAATGGAACCATTGAATTTATTGGTGTCCAAATACAAAACTTGTAAAGCCAAATCTTGGAACAATGATTCAGGTATTTCACCAGACAGTGAATTCGAGAAAATAATCAATGTTTGTAAATTTTGCAAGTACTTAAAGCTATCAGGTATTCCACCAGTAAAGCTATTTGCAGACAAATCCAAGTACTCAAGGAGACTACAATTTCCCAACTGTGAGGGTATATCACCAGAGAAATAATTGGTGTTCAAATCAACAGTCTTTAACTGCTTTAACTGCCCAGTTTCAGGTCCCAAAGGACCAGAAATTCCTAAGCCAGAAAGGTTCAAAGAAACCACACAATGACTTCTATGATCACATCCTATACCTAGCCAAGAACAAGGAGTCGAGTCTGAAGAATTCCAACTTGAAGTAATGGAAGTAGGCACAGAATCCCATTTCCTCAAGAGTGACATCAGAGCCAAGCCATCATAGTTCAAACCGGAGACACTATTAGTACATACAGACACAAAGCAACACCACAACAGCAAGAAGAAATGACGCAAAAAAAGATTCATGGTATTCTTAACTACGCAAAAAAATGACAGAATAAAGGAAGCTGGGGTTTGCAAGGAATGTTAGAAAGCACACTTACCTAGCTAGAGTAAGCAAGAAAAGTAACCATTTGGGGAGCTGTGATTGTAGATACGAAAGGAATTTTTGAGGAAGACAAAGATGTAAGGAAGTGCTAGCGTTGAATGTTGTCCTAGTGGATTCCTCTAGTGAAAAGGCAGTATATTtatgaaggggaaaaaagagtGGTTGGTACTGTCGATCGCAATCAAGAGTGTGAAATCTTAACAATTTCAACGCAGCTTCAAGCTACAGCCGCGTTGGTTTGGTTCAGACAGGGTCAGTGTAAAGTGGACTTCACTTTGTCTTGGTCTTTAAAAGAGT is a window encoding:
- the LOC7486765 gene encoding receptor-like protein kinase, whose amino-acid sequence is MNLFLRHFFLLLWCCFVSVCTNSVSGLNYDGLALMSLLRKWDSVPTSITSSWNSSDSTPCSWLGIGCDHRSHCVVSLNLSGLGISGPLGPETGQLKQLKTVDLNTNYFSGDIPSQLGNCSLLEYLDLSANSFTGGIPDSFKYLQNLQTLIIFSNSLSGEIPESLFQDLALQVLYLDTNKFNGSIPRSVGNLTELLELSLFGNQLSGTIPESIGNCRKLQSLPLSYNKLSGSLPEILTNLESLVELFVSHNSLEGRIPLGFGKCKNLETLDLSFNSYSGGLPPDLGNCSSLATLAIIHSNLRGAIPSSFGQLKKLSVLDLSENRLSGTIPPELSNCKSLMTLNLYTNELEGKIPSELGRLNKLEDLELFNNHLSGAIPISIWKIASLKYLLVYNNSLSGELPLEITHLKNLKNLSLYNNQFFGVIPQSLGINSSLLQLDFTDNKFTGEIPPNLCHGKQLRVLNMGRNQLQGSIPSDVGGCLTLWRLILKENNLSGALPEFSENPILYHMDVSKNNITGPIPPSIGNCSGLTSIHLSMNKLTGFIPSELGNLVNLLVVDLSSNQLEGSLPSQLSKCHNLGKFDVGFNSLNGSVPSSLRNWTSLSTLILKENHFIGGIPPFLSELEKLTEIQLGGNFLGGEIPSWIGSLQSLQYALNLSSNGLFGELPSELGNLIKLEQLQLSNNNLTGTLAPLDKIHSLVQVDISYNHFSGPIPETLMNLLNSSPSSFWGNPDLCVSCLPSGGLTCTKNRSIKSCDSQSSKRDSFSRVAVALIAIASVVAVFMLVGLVCMFILCRRCKQDLGIDHDVEIAAQEGPSSLLNKVMQATENLNDRHIVGRGTHGTVYKASLGGDKIFAVKKIVFTGHKGGNKSMVTEIQTIGKIRHRNLLKLENFWLRKDYGLILYAYMQNGSVHDVLHGSTPPQTLEWSIRHKIALGTAHGLEYLHYDCNPPIVHRDIKPENILLDSDMEPHISDFGIAKLLDQSSASAQSFLVAGTIGYIAPENALSTIKSKESDVYSYGVVLLELITRKKALDPLFVGETDIVEWVRSVWSSTEDINKIADSSLREEFLDSNIMNQAIDVLLVALRCTEKAPRRRPTMRDVVKRLVKRDASIRGKRS